A window of the Scleropages formosus chromosome 21, fSclFor1.1, whole genome shotgun sequence genome harbors these coding sequences:
- the LOC108918797 gene encoding protein FAM111A-like, with amino-acid sequence MASSVKQELTPAVDQNHKKHSLKFIDINEKGMMHTCNKPCTVFEVLKRNKMCSKKNFCLFFRKEDKNIAIPLHFPCWLIEEEVTIKNLPGNKYENSHPNTIQHVKQKETFIFFIERKGGKNCASKIFLDCKKVDNSCSFLCVYAFSGETIMEALERDGRFLPDMLKNFSSLYMNRDKKSVPISEEVTEDFHEMYFKVEMPRDIKRPHLCIKEENSHLQDNQDTSSAETKKSLSMCSTDVHAKNSSTDNCQSKAGQDTKRQKKKKKNPASQRTLYEIPDSEEVLEILRSQFEALVNQMKSRYKKRTPQVLELLKKKFGKNTQGFTKVNTIKRLMKMSDSVCKIRTQKMIGTGFLFFCNFILTNQHVINDCQEEYIEVIFNHEDHDKQDQIHKVKKIVACCHGEDQFKRHLDYALLELDAPMLSQPRLLAAYKDFPKSGGLCLIGHPQGGEKMMDPTSIIEFEKRGDAVDKHENYLTFIQYFRNENKLEDFKTFINTIKQNENLVTYNTCFYEGSSGSPVLTEDSGIVAMHTGGFTYEHGKQESVIEYAIPLEPILEDLISKIVEQGQHNVLFRFLMEAVNCNSLKSFIERFVNQLVQEFEPRFENVATVVIDVLKKRDDFSELRKKLEDHLAQKNISNNATQSVSHSESNEEMEVEESTI; translated from the exons ATGGCCTCCTCTGTGAAACAAGAACTG ACACCTGCAGTGGATCAAAACCATAAAAAACACTCTCTCAAATTCATAGACATAAATGAAAAGGGGATGATGCATACCTGCAACAAGCCTTGTACTGTGTTTGAGGTGCTTAAACGAAACAAAATGTGCTCGAAAAAGAACTTCTGCCTTTTCTTCCGGAAAGAGGACAAAAATATAGCTATACCCCTTCACTTCCCATGCTGGTTAATTGAAGAAGAGGTGACCATAAAGAATCTCCCtggaaataaatatgaaaattcaCACCCAAATACCATACAGCATGTCAAGCAAAAAGAGACATTTATCTTCTTTATTgaaagaaaaggggggaaaaactgtgcttcaaaaatatttttggactgCAAAAAAGTTGACAACAGCTGTTCCTTTCTCTGTGTATATGCATTTAGTGGAGAAACTATAATGGAGGCTTTGGAAAGAGATGGACGATTTTTACCAGATATGTTAAAGAATTTCTCTAGTCTCTATATGAATAGAGATAAAAAGTCAGTTCCGATATCTGAAGAAGTAACAGAAGATTTTCATGAAATGTACTTTAAAGTGGAAATGCCAAGAGATATCAAGCGGCCACATTTATGtataaaagaggaaaacagCCATCTACAGGACAATCAGGACACATCCTCTGCTGAGACAAAGAAAAGTTTATCTATGTGTAGTACTGATGTTCATGCTAAGAACTCCTCTACAGATAACTGTCAGTCTAAAGCAGGCCAGGACACAAAacgacagaaaaaaaagaagaagaaccCTGCCTCACAGAGGACGTTGTATGAAATACCAGATTCAGAAGAAGTGCTGGAAATCCTCCGCTCCCAGTTTGAAGCTCTTGTCAATCAAATGAAGAGTAGGTATAAAAAACGGACACCTCAAGTGTTggaacttctgaaaaaaaaatttggaaaaaatacacaaggCTTCACCAAAGTGAACACAATCAAGCGACTAATGAAAATGAGTGATTCTGTCTGTAAAATTAGAACTCAGAAAATGATAGGAACTGgcttcttatttttttgtaatttcataCTGACAAATCAACATGTGATCAATGACTGTCAGGAGGAATATATTGAAGTAATATTTAATCATGAGGATCATGACAAACAGGACCAAATCCATAAGGTAAAGAAGATCGTTGCTTGCTGTCACGGTGAGGATCAATTCAAACGACACCTGGATTATGCTTTACTGGAGTTGGATGCACCAATGCTGTCACAGCCTCGACTTCTCGCTGCATACAAAGATTTCCCAAAGAGTGGAGGGCTCTGCCTCATTGGTCACCCAcaggggggagaaaaaatgaTGGATCCTACTTCCATCattgaatttgaaaaaagagGTGACGCTGTAGACAAGCATGAAAATTATCTGACATTCATTCAgtatttcagaaatgaaaacaagctGGAAGACTTCAAAACCTTTATCAACACAATAAAGCAGAATGAAAATTTAGTTACATACAACACCTGTTTCTATGAAGGCTCCTCAGGCTCACCTGTGTTGACTGAAGACTCTGGGATAGTAGCAATGCACACTGGGGGATTCACTTATGAGCATGGAAAACAAGAAAGCGTGATTGAATATGCTATTCCGTTGGAACCAATATTAGAGGACCTTATATCCAAGATAGTAGAACAAGGACAGCATAACGTTCTGTTCAGGTTTCTTATGGAAGCTGTAAACTGTAATTCTCTGAAGTCCTTCATAGAAAGATTTGTCAATCAATTAGTCCAGGAGTTTGAACCACgttttgaaaatgttgcaaCCGTTGTTATAGACGTGCTCAAGAAAAGAGATGACTTCTCAGAGCTCAGAAAGAAACTTGAGGACCATCTGGCACAGAAAAACATATCCAATAATGCCACACAAAGTGTCAGCCATTCAGAAAGCAATGAAGAAATGGAGGTGGAGGAATCCACCATTTAA